In the Borrelia duttonii Ly genome, one interval contains:
- a CDS encoding variable large family protein has translation MRMKGIILMMVMMMGCNSGGGIKEGEGAAGGDGSGLRGVMMEVEKSAEHAFYSFIELVSSVLGLRVTADTTRNQVGEYFTGLASGIDKAMQELVKIGDKSKESVKEGKESELDKAIASAKGILTTLKGHIEALKDIGDGNKVVEVGNNQNGVTANLDALKLAYKALKGIVDTAKTQQVEEPKKSDVTIATARVGGTTPQNGARVLAKDANAGAASGLEAAAIVSSVSGKEILAAIVESGESDAEVGGVNATANTSAVSFARGGQAANLAQNAALAGAVSGGIALRSLVKDGKLAAHNANNDEKAVQSAGITAVNKLLVAVEDVIKKAVKNILEKVKKEVDKVRKPKIIN, from the coding sequence ATGAGAATGAAGGGAATAATATTGATGATGGTGATGATGATGGGATGTAATAGTGGGGGAGGAATAAAGGAAGGAGAAGGAGCAGCAGGAGGAGACGGGAGTGGGTTAAGAGGAGTGATGATGGAAGTAGAAAAAAGTGCGGAGCATGCATTTTATTCATTTATAGAGTTGGTATCAAGTGTCTTGGGATTGCGTGTCACTGCAGATACAACTAGGAATCAAGTGGGAGAATATTTTACAGGATTAGCAAGTGGAATAGATAAGGCTATGCAAGAATTAGTAAAAATTGGGGATAAGAGTAAAGAATCAGTTAAAGAAGGAAAAGAATCAGAATTAGATAAAGCTATTGCATCAGCTAAGGGGATATTGACAACATTAAAAGGACATATAGAGGCTTTAAAGGATATAGGTGATGGTAATAAGGTAGTTGAGGTTGGAAACAACCAAAATGGGGTGACAGCAAATTTAGATGCATTAAAATTAGCATATAAAGCATTAAAAGGGATAGTTGACACAGCTAAGACACAACAGGTTGAAGAACCAAAAAAAAGTGATGTAACAATAGCTACTGCGAGAGTAGGAGGAACTACTCCACAAAATGGGGCTAGAGTTTTGGCTAAGGACGCTAATGCAGGAGCGGCATCGGGATTAGAAGCAGCAGCAATAGTATCATCAGTAAGTGGGAAAGAAATATTGGCAGCTATTGTTGAATCAGGAGAAAGTGATGCAGAAGTGGGAGGAGTTAATGCAACTGCAAATACAAGTGCCGTTTCTTTTGCAAGAGGAGGTCAAGCAGCTAATTTGGCACAAAATGCAGCTTTAGCAGGTGCAGTGAGTGGAGGAATAGCATTACGTTCATTAGTTAAAGACGGTAAATTAGCTGCTCATAATGCAAATAACGATGAAAAAGCGGTACAATCAGCAGGAATAACAGCAGTAAATAAACTATTAGTGGCAGTGGAAGATGTAATTAAAAAAGCAGTAAAGAATATACTTGAGAAAGTGAAAAAAGAAGT